A part of Strix aluco isolate bStrAlu1 chromosome 21, bStrAlu1.hap1, whole genome shotgun sequence genomic DNA contains:
- the RNF135 gene encoding E3 ubiquitin-protein ligase RNF135, giving the protein MAAAVDLERLLSAVELSCACCLQHFTEPVRLTGCGHSFCRACIVRYCKGRQRAGCPLCREGFELKDLRPNRELAALVNLVLQEVQGEELETRDEPGPSGDVACNDRSSAGRRPGEKEEEIWDISKQLEMTAETIHLLRTDLSKTKEYTSQIKSQITKDFCCMKEYVERQERNTLRFIEQEQKAAQQKIEETIHQLCVEMNKLTDIKTQTSNLSERHRYKGSPSTVDKITLDEKLNVVKTAVEDLKRKLEILLLEKYARQFLPAQPPDLYQETNVCSLSPESAAKNPEPMISSQFSQWADDVTFDLTRVYERLAITAQNRKVMVSSYPTDYEPSPNRFCISQVMCSQSFSTGCHYWEVITKDSDGWAVGVAHEMIGKRDKLGRTEHSWCVEWLGPKKQLSAWHRDQETLLHKDKPLKVGIFLELQKKTVSFYSITDKEMLLHTFEINSSNPLYPAFWLYSLERNGSLTINHTNWK; this is encoded by the exons aTGGCCGCTGCCGTGGACCTCGAGCGGCTTCTGAGCGCCGTGGAGCTGAGCTGTGCCTGCTGCTTGCAGCACTTCACGGAGCCCGTGCGGCTCACGGGCTGCGGCCACAGCTTCTGCCGGGCCTGCATCGTCAGGTACTGCAAGGGGAGGCAGCGCGCCGGCTGCCCGCTCTGCCGGGAGGGCTTCGAGCTGAAGGACCTGCGGCCCAACCGGGAGCTGGCCGCTCTGGTGAACCTCGTCCTGCAGGAGGTACAGGGAGAAGAGTTGGAAACGCGGGATGAACCGGGACCCTCCGGAGATGTGGCCTGCAACGACCGGAGCTCGGCGGGGCGGCGACCTGGGGAGAAG gaggaagagatatggGACATCTCCAAGCAACTAGAAATGACTGCAGAGACCATCCACCTCTTGAGGACAGATCTCAGTAAAACAAAG GAATATACATCTCAGATCAAAAGCCAGATTACTAAAGATTTCTGTTGCATGAAGGAATATGTTGAAAGACAGGAGAGAAACACACTGAGGTTCATTGAACAAGAGCAAAAAGCAGCTCAACAGAAAATTGAAGAGACTATTCACCAGCTCTGTGTGGAAATGAACAAGCTCACAGACATCAAAACCCAAACG AGTAACTTATCTGAGAGACATAGGTACAAAGGCTCACCTTCAACAGTGGATAAAATTACCCTTGATGAGAAACTTAATGTTGTCAAAACTGCTGTAGAAGATCTTAAGAGAAAGTTGGAGATTTTACTTTTGGAGAAGTATGCTCGGCAGTTCCTACCAG cacaaCCTCCAGACTTATATCAGGAGACAAATGTCTGCTCATTATCTCCAGAGTCTGCAGCTAAAAATCCAGAACCAATGATTTCAAGCCAGTTTTCTCAGT GGGCAGATGATGTGACTTTTGATCTCACGAGAGTATATGAGCGCTTAGCAATCACAGCCCAGAACAGGAAAGTAATGGTTTCCAGCTACCCAACTGATTATGAACCATCACCCAACAGATTCTGCATCAGCCAAGTGATGTGTTCGCAGAGCTTCTCTACTGGGTGCCACTACTGGGAAGTAATTACCAAGGACAGCGATGGATGGGCTGTTGGAGTTGCTCATGAAATGATTGGTAAAAGGGACAAATTAGGAAGAACAGAGCATTCCTGGTGTGTAGAGTGGCTAGGTCccaaaaagcagctgtcagcatGGCATAGGGATCAAGAAACATTATTGCACAAGGATAAACCACTGAAGGTTGGCATTTTCCTGGAGCTACAAAAGAAGACTGTGTCATTTTATTCCATCACtgacaaagaaatgcttttgcaTACTTTTGAAATCAATAGCTCAAATCCTCTTTACCCTGCTTTTTGGCTATATAGTCTAGAAAGAAATGGATCTTTAACTATAAATCATACAAACTGGAAATAA